The Thalassospira sp. TSL5-1 sequence ATGCAAAAATCCCTGAAAAATTGCGCTGATTAGAATTTAATAGCGCCGAATTGATATAGGATATTGCCGGGAAACCATCGATTGGGCATATCTTTTCTCATGACAGCAGGAATTTCAGCATGTTTGTCGTTTCCTGCCACAATGCCCCTGGCAATGCTGGCACGGTTACGACGCACCCTGGACGGTGTTCAATGCTCCCCGCAACATGGTCTGCGGGTGTGGGGGCTGATTCTTGTTGTCTTGCTGGCCTCCCTGACACAGGCGGGTGTCCCGCTTGCCCTGCATGGGGCAGATGGCAGCGGGCCAGGCTCCCGGCAGGCTGCTTCGGATATTATTTATATCTGTACCGGCAGCGGCATACAGCCTGTTCGTCTTTCGTCAATTGGGGATGGTCAAACGGGTATTCCCGCCACACTGGCGAGTGATGGTGACGATACCCGATCTGGCGGCAAACCCGCCGCGTCACATGCCTTTTGTGCCCATTGTGCCTTTTGTCATGTGCTGCCGGTTGTGATGACCGGTTTTTGGTGGTCGCATCCTGTTGGGCAAATCCGCTTTGTGGTTTTCCCGGTGGGGGTTGATGCGCGCTATATCATGGCGTCTTATGGTTTTGATGCTAGGGGGCCGCCTGTCGTTCCTGCCTGAACTTCCCTTACATTATTTACATTCAGACAGGTAGAGCATCATGCGTAAATCATTCTTCGCCGGGGCCACAATTGCCGCAGCTTTGCTGGCATCGTTTCCGGCTTTTGCCAATGACATTTCCATTTCAAATGCCTGGAGCAAAGAATCCATTGGCCGTGTGCCCAATGGGGCCGTGTTTTTCAATATTGAAAATGCCGGTGCCGAGGACCGGGTTATTGGCGCAACATCCGATCTGGCGGACAGAACCGAGCTGCATACCCACATCATGGACGGGAATGTGATGAAGATGCGCCAGGTGAAAGACGGTGTGGCGGTACCCGCCCACGGGGCCGTGGCCTTTAAGCCGGGCAGTTATCATGTGATGTTATTGGGCCTGCATGATCCGCTCAAGGCGGGGCAGCATATTGCCTTGACCCTGCAATTTGAAAAGGCAGGCGATGTTCCGGTGGATGCCAAAGTTCTCACCCTTGATGACGCCTCCAAAATGGCGGTGCCTGGTACCATGAACATGAATGCGAAACAGGGCATGAAAGGTGCGATGGATCCTTCCGGTGGCATGGGCAAAATGAAAAACTGACGGCTGTAATGAACGGCAGTTGACAGATAGTGAAAAAAGGGGAGGCGGATTGAACTGCCTCCCTTTTGCCGTCATGATCGATTTTTGTTTTCTGATCAGGACGATGCCCCGATGCCCACAATTGACGAACTGATTGCCCGGCTGAACCTGGTGCCGCATCCCGAAGGCGGTTATTTCGCCGAAACATTTCGTGCCAGCGAAACCACCAATCCCGCCGGGCGCTATCCGGCGGCGCGCGCGACGGGCACGGCGATATATTATCTTTTAACCCCTGATACCTTTTCGGGGATGCACATCCTGACCTCCGACGAGATTTTTCATTTCTATATGGGCGACGCGGTGGAGCAACTTCAGCTTTTTGCCGATGGCCGCCACGCCCTTGTTGAAATTGGCACCGACATTACCGCCGGGCAGCGCCCGCAAAGGGTGGTGCCAAAAAATGTCTGGCAGGGTGCGCGTTTAAAACCGGGCGGCACATTTGCCCTGCTGGGCTGTACCGTGGCCCCGGGATTTGACTTTGCCGATTTTTCGATGGGCAAACGCGCCGACCTTGTGGCCCGCTGGCCCGCGGCGCGCGATATGATAACGGCCTTGACCCGGGACTGATTTTAAGGCGCAATTATCAGAATAACTTTGTGGCGGATCGGGGGGAAGATGTCGTTAGATACATGGCTGGTTTTTATGGGCGCGGCCTTTGCGCTGTCCATCGCGCCAGGGCCCAATAACCTGATGGCAATGTTTAATGGCGCACGTTATGGCGTTGGGGCCTCTGCCTTTGGCGGTATTGGCCGTTTGATTGCATTTGCCCTGATGATTGCCATTACCGCAACCGGGCTTGGCGTGGTGCTGGCAACCAGCGAACTTGCCTTTGTCGTCATCAAATGGGCCGGGGCAGCCTATCTGGTTTATCTGGGCATCAAAACCTGGCGCAGCACTGTTGCATCGGCAAATACGGACGATGCGGCCCCCGCCGAAGACGCGGTTTTGGGGCGGCGTCCGCGCGCCATTGACCTGGCCCGGCGGGAATTTTTAACCGCAATGGGGAATCCCAAGGCGATCCTTATTTTCACGGCATTTTTCCCGCAATTTTTGAATGCACAGCATTCCTACGGCCTGCAATTTGCCATTATGGGCGTGACGTTCCTGGCAATGGAGGCCTGCGTATTAATGGCCTATGGTTTGGTGGGCGGGCAGGTAAAGGGCTTTGTGCGCTCTGCCCGGCATTTGCGCATTTTAAACCGTGTGAGTGGCGGTGTGCTCATTGGTGCGGGGGCGATGCTGGCTGCCGCGCGTCGCTAATTGGTTTGTGTTGCAAGCGGGCTGAAGTTGAAAATGTAACATTGCTGGCGATGTCTGGCGATGTCTGGTGATGGCAGGTAAAAAACGGGCTGTCGGTCTTGGCAGCCCGTTTTGTTTGGATAAATTAAGTGCTGCTGCCAAAGAGGCTCATCAGGCAGGTGACGAATAGAACCAGTGTTAAAATGGCTAAAATATAGGCCCAATACCGTACCTTGATGAAAAAGATGCTATCACCGCGTTTAAGCAACACCAATTCCCCGGTTTTTTCGTCGCGCAATTCGCGGCCCTTGTCGGAACGTTCCAGCCAGCGCACGGTTTGGAACGCGGCCAGTGTTGCGCCCAGCGCGACAATTGCGGGGAATATTTGTTGGGGAACAAATTGTTCCAGCAGTGCGCAGGCAAACATGGCAATCATCGCGCCAATCAATGCGCCCAAGGGCAGTAAAATGCCCCATCCTCTCCAGATTATAAACATGTAATCCTCTGTGTTTGCTGTTTTTATTTTTAAGCTCGATGCAGGGGATATATGACTCAGGATTGTTTTTCTGGAAACATGAAAGTGCAGGGGACAGGATAAATTTCACATTGCGGAGAAAAGGGACGCATTGGTGTGATGCGTCCCCTGGTGTCCTTTGGTGAAAATTGGTTTGTTTGCTGGTGGCAGGTTTAATTGCTACCGGTAAAACAGGCGCTGACGGCAAAGGCATTATTGGCCGGGTCCATTGCATGGGCGATGGCGTTTATGGCGCAATAGGCAGATGCCACCGACCCTTCCTGCCAGCCGGGCAGATAACTCCAGGTGTCGCCCGCGCAATAAAACCGGCTGTTTTTGGCAAAGGTCGTGATTTGTTTGTACACATCCGGGGTTTCGGTTGCCGTATCCGATGCCCAGCCGCCAACCTGGTGGGGCATATATTGCCAGGCAATCGACATGCCGTGACCCACCTTGTCCTCATTGCCCGGATGCAGCAGCGCCAATCCTTTTCGGGCTGTATCCAGGCGTTGCTGATTATTCATTTGCGCGTATTCCGCTGCGTTTTCGCCCCGGTTATAGGCCCCCGTCAGGATGCCGGTATGGGCGGTAAAATCTTCGGACGGATACCAGATCTGGCCGATTTTATTGGTGGTCCAGGAAATGCCGCCATAAATTTCATCTTCGGTTTCCCAGAACCGTTCCATGCCTTGCCAGCCGACCTTGATGGCAGGTGTCCAGAGGTTGGGGGTAGGGTCGCTATTGCCCCAGCTTCCGGTTTCTGAAAATGCTTGCAGGCCTCTGATAAACGGTCTGGGTGCGGCGGGATAATCCAGTACCTTTTGCAGCAAGGACGGTGCCATTGTAGAAATGCAGAAGTCAAATTTGACACCAATCCAGTTTTTTTCATTTTTAGGTGTGTAGCGAACTTGAATACTGTCTTCTCTGACGATGATATCCTGTGTCGGACTGTTCAGTGAAACAAGGTCGCCCACACGTGGGTCGGAACTGGCATTTTCCCGGTTACCATTAACGCGGGAATCAATTGCGCTGGCCGGAATTTTTTGCAGTAAAAGCTGCTGCCAGATCCGGTCCATGCCGCCGATGGGCTGCATCAGGGTGGGCTGCCAGTCGATATTGAAACTGTTAAACAGGAACGAGCCTGGTGAAAGTTCGGGGTTGGCATCGGCATCGCCAATGAATTGCGATTTTAAAATGTCATCCAGGCTTATTTGCGCCCGGCGTTTGCCACCATCGCGCCAGCCGCCGGGCATTTTATCGTACCCGGACCGGGGGGACCCGTTGAAGCGTCCTGCCTTGTCAAGGTCGCCAAACAGACGCGCGAGGTTTTCAAGCTGCTTTTTATCCGCATCGGAAAGGCTTTTACCCTGCAACATGCAGCCTTCACGAATGGCGCCATACATCATTTCGGCCATTTCACCATACAGGTTGTAGGTGACGTCGCCTATCGCTGCGGGGTTGCCATTATTATAGGTCGGGCTTTGCATCAGGTTGGACATGGACTGGAAAATATAGGTTTCCAGATCAACACCGATTTCCTGGCACAGGGCAATTAAATTAACATGGTTGGAGGGAATACGCCCCGGCCCCGCATTAAGAAACAACTCAACCGGGTCGCCCTGATAGCCAGCTTTTTGCCATTTATTATCCATGAAGCTACAGGTTTGTACTTCCGGTGCCGGGCTTTCTCGCCGTTCCTGATAGCGATCTGCATACATGGCGGGAAACAGATGGGCATCCTTGTGGTTTTTAAACCACCAGTCCTTATAATGCGTGTCGCTGGGGCGCGCTGTCAGGCTGCGGCCGCCGTAACGGCTGTCCGCCTCGAACACGGCAACCTTGAAACCGGCATTTGCCAGCCGATACGCCGCGGTTAACCCTGCAACCCCGGCACCAATGATGGCAACCGATTTGCCTTTGCCAAATCCCGGCGGCAAATCCGGCATTGTTGTTGGATAAGCCGCCTGGGCATTCCGAAAACCGGTTAAAAGTGACGGTGCGGCATAGGCCCCGGCCAGGGCTGTCAGCCCCTTTAAAATTGTGCGGCGCGAATAAGTGTGCTGAGACTTTGACATTGCTTTTCCCCATCCTGTTGCAGCGGCGATCCAGGTTAAAAATCCCGTATATATTTCAACTTTAAATCGAGAAAAATAATAGCGGCTATTAAGATTGGGTCTTCTCGATTGGATAGACTGGTTGACGCATCAACCTGAAATACGTGACGTTTTTGCAGTCTGTTTTTGGGGAAAACAAAAATTCAGACAGGAATGGATTACAAAAACCCAAGGGCGCAGTCAGTTAAACTGCGCCCTTGGGGGTGTTTTATGTTTGATCCGGCTGACCGGATCATACTGCGTCGTCTTAGCTAATTTCCTCGACCCGGTGGCAGGCCACCTCGCGGCCTTCAATCATGCGCAGTTCCGGGCGGACCTGGGCGCAATGCTCGGTCGCAAACGGGCAGCGTTTATGAAAGGCACAGCCTGAGGGCGGATTGATCGGCGAGGGGAGTTCGCCGGTCAGCGGTTCCGATTTGA is a genomic window containing:
- a CDS encoding DUF2946 family protein, which produces MSFPATMPLAMLARLRRTLDGVQCSPQHGLRVWGLILVVLLASLTQAGVPLALHGADGSGPGSRQAASDIIYICTGSGIQPVRLSSIGDGQTGIPATLASDGDDTRSGGKPAASHAFCAHCAFCHVLPVVMTGFWWSHPVGQIRFVVFPVGVDARYIMASYGFDARGPPVVPA
- a CDS encoding copper chaperone PCu(A)C, which encodes MRKSFFAGATIAAALLASFPAFANDISISNAWSKESIGRVPNGAVFFNIENAGAEDRVIGATSDLADRTELHTHIMDGNVMKMRQVKDGVAVPAHGAVAFKPGSYHVMLLGLHDPLKAGQHIALTLQFEKAGDVPVDAKVLTLDDASKMAVPGTMNMNAKQGMKGAMDPSGGMGKMKN
- a CDS encoding cupin domain-containing protein gives rise to the protein MPTIDELIARLNLVPHPEGGYFAETFRASETTNPAGRYPAARATGTAIYYLLTPDTFSGMHILTSDEIFHFYMGDAVEQLQLFADGRHALVEIGTDITAGQRPQRVVPKNVWQGARLKPGGTFALLGCTVAPGFDFADFSMGKRADLVARWPAARDMITALTRD
- a CDS encoding LysE family translocator, which codes for MSLDTWLVFMGAAFALSIAPGPNNLMAMFNGARYGVGASAFGGIGRLIAFALMIAITATGLGVVLATSELAFVVIKWAGAAYLVYLGIKTWRSTVASANTDDAAPAEDAVLGRRPRAIDLARREFLTAMGNPKAILIFTAFFPQFLNAQHSYGLQFAIMGVTFLAMEACVLMAYGLVGGQVKGFVRSARHLRILNRVSGGVLIGAGAMLAAARR
- a CDS encoding FAD-dependent oxidoreductase, which translates into the protein MSKSQHTYSRRTILKGLTALAGAYAAPSLLTGFRNAQAAYPTTMPDLPPGFGKGKSVAIIGAGVAGLTAAYRLANAGFKVAVFEADSRYGGRSLTARPSDTHYKDWWFKNHKDAHLFPAMYADRYQERRESPAPEVQTCSFMDNKWQKAGYQGDPVELFLNAGPGRIPSNHVNLIALCQEIGVDLETYIFQSMSNLMQSPTYNNGNPAAIGDVTYNLYGEMAEMMYGAIREGCMLQGKSLSDADKKQLENLARLFGDLDKAGRFNGSPRSGYDKMPGGWRDGGKRRAQISLDDILKSQFIGDADANPELSPGSFLFNSFNIDWQPTLMQPIGGMDRIWQQLLLQKIPASAIDSRVNGNRENASSDPRVGDLVSLNSPTQDIIVREDSIQVRYTPKNEKNWIGVKFDFCISTMAPSLLQKVLDYPAAPRPFIRGLQAFSETGSWGNSDPTPNLWTPAIKVGWQGMERFWETEDEIYGGISWTTNKIGQIWYPSEDFTAHTGILTGAYNRGENAAEYAQMNNQQRLDTARKGLALLHPGNEDKVGHGMSIAWQYMPHQVGGWASDTATETPDVYKQITTFAKNSRFYCAGDTWSYLPGWQEGSVASAYCAINAIAHAMDPANNAFAVSACFTGSN